From the genome of Nicotiana sylvestris chromosome 2, ASM39365v2, whole genome shotgun sequence, one region includes:
- the LOC104212518 gene encoding pterin-4-alpha-carbinolamine dehydratase 2, mitochondrial isoform X2: MEDLSTKKCVPCNTKDLRSMSEEAANQLMWQVTGWDLLNDGGTLKLHRSWKVKTFSKGLEFFQEVANVAEAEGHHPDLHLVGWNNVIIDIWTHSVGGLTENDFILAAKINGLDLQHLLSKKTTKSAQSSA, translated from the exons ATTTGTCAACTAAGAAGTGTGTGCCATGCAACACAAAGGATTTGAGGTCTATGAGTGAAGAAGCTGCGAACCAGTTGATGTGGCAG GTGACAGGTTGGGATTTGCTGAATGATGGTGGCACACTAAAGCTGCATAGATCCTGGAAAGTCAAGACTTTCAGCAAAGGATTAGAGTTCTTTCAAGAGGTAGCAAATGTTGCAGAAGCTGAAG GTCATCATCCAGATCTTCATCTCGTTGGGTGGAATAATGTGATAATTGACATCTGGACGCATTCTGTGG GTGGACTCACAGAAAATGATTTCATACTTGCTGCCAAAATTAATGGGCTTGACCTACAGCACCTTCTCAGCAAGAAAACCACCAAATCAGCACAAAGCAGTGCCTAA